The Deltaproteobacteria bacterium genome contains the following window.
CGGCCGGCTTCGGGGTCTTCATGATAGGAGGCGTCGTCGCCTCCCTGCTCTCGGCCCACAGGCTGCCCGCCTTCCTCCACGTGGGCCTGTACACGCCCCTCATCTTCGCGGCCTACCTCGTGGGCATAAGGGCCGTCTTCTACTACGAAAAGGGCATCATAAGCGAGTACGTGGAGGCGGCGGTCGAGGATGTCCGCTACGGCCACGTGCCCATGTCGCGGGCCGTCAAGCTCTACGCCCTCAACGCCGCGCTCATAGTGGCGGCGGCGACGCTGCTGCCTCAGGTGGCCGACAGGCTCGCCGAGGAGACGGGCCTGGGGCGGACGTTCATGGGCAGCGTCTTCGTGGCCATGACCACGTCGCTTCCCGAGCTGGTCGTCTCGTTCGCCGCCGTGCGCATGGGGGCCCACGACATGGCCATCGGCAACCTCCTGGGCAGCAACATGTTCAACATCCTCATCCTCGCCGTCGACGACCTCTTCTTTGTGAAGGGACCGCTCTTCTCCCACGTCTCCACCTCCCACGCCGTCACGGGGGTCGTGGCGGTCATGATGTCGGCCGTCGCCGTAATCGGGCTCACCTACAGGCCCAGGCGCAAGGCCTTTTCGAGGTTCGGCTGGGACGCCCTGATGCTGCTCGGGCTCTGGGCCTTCAGCATCTGGTTCCTCTACGCCGAGAGGCCGGGACAGTGAAGCGCGTGATTTTCACCGACCTGGACGGCACGCTCCTCGACGCCGGCACCTACTCGTGGGAGGAGGCGGCGCCGGCGCTCGAGCTGGTGAGGAGCAGCGCTACACCCCTCGTCTTCTCGTCGAGCAAGACGAGGGCCGAGATCGAGAAGCTGCGAAGGGAGCTCGCAAACGGCGACCCCTTCGTCGCCGAGAACGGCGGCGGCGTCTTCATACCGGAGGGCTACTTTCCCTTCCCCGTGCCGGGCAGGACGGCGGACGCTCTGAGGGTGACGGACATAGGGCTTCCCTACGCACGGGTGCGCCGCGTACTGAAAGAGGCGGCCGCGGCCGCCGGCGTTACGGTGCGCGGCTTCGGCGACATGACGGACCGGGAGGTGGCGCGGCTCACGGGACTGGGGATCGAGGAGGCCGCGCTCGCCAGGCGGCGCGACTACGACGAGCCCTTCGTCGTAACCTCTGGCGAGGCCGCGCCGCTTCTCGACGCCATAGAGGCCCGCGGGCTGCGATGGACGCGGGGAGGGCTCCTCTACCACATCATGGGCCGCCACGACAAGGGCCAGGCCGTAAGACTCCTCAAGGGACACTTCGAGCGGGCCTTCGGGGCGGTGGAGACGATAGGCCTCGGCGACGGCAGAAACGACCTCGAGCTGCTCGCCGAGGTGGACCGGCCGGTGCTCGTGCGAAGGCGCGACGGCACGTACGAGCCCATGGAGGTGGAGGGGCTGGTGCGCACCGAGGGAGCGGGCCCCGCGGGGTGGAACGAGGCCGTCGGCGGCATTCTCGGCCGCCCCTGACGGCGCTGCGGCCGCGGCCCGCCGCAGAGGGCCCCGCTTCATGTAAGGTCTTGTAATCCCTGATCGTTTGTCTCTCTCTAAAACCCTTGACAGCCTCGGTGCCCTCTGTTATTTTATACGGAATCGAAAGGCCGGTTTTCGAGGCTTTTTCAAAGCTTATCGGACTGATATGGGTGTTCTCAGCGACAAAGCAAGGCGCAAACCCGGAGGTGAGTTATGACACGGAGTGTATTTGCCGCTCTCTCAGCCATTATGTTGACCCTCGTCCTCGCAGGCCCCGGCCGCGCGGGCGACGTCCTGGTCAGAAAGGTCACGGGCAGCGTAGTGGCGACCGAGACGGCTGCCACGCCGAATACCATAGTGGTGCGCACCGTCAACTGGAAGGGCCAGGAGCTCATAATAGGCGCTGCCGTGGAGAACGATACGGTCATAAAGATAGGTTCGGCCTCCGCCTCGCTCAAGGACCTGCGCTCGGGCGACAGGGTCGAGATCGTCTACGAGCGCAACAAGAGGGTCGTGGCGAAGTCGATAAAGAAGCTCAACAGGTAGAAAACAAGTTAGGGGAAAGGATGGAGAGATGAAGAAGAGTCTTTCACTTGCGGCGGCGGTCCTTCTTCTGTCGGGCATCGGTTTCACCGGCTGCGCCAAGAAGGCCGTCAAGACCGAGGTTGGGGCCGAGGCCCCCCGCGCCGAGGCCACTTCCGACGCAGTGCCCGGCTTCGGACCCGCAGTGACCGAGCCGCCGGTGGTCGAGGAAGAGGTCGTCGAGGCGCCGGTGCCCGCCATGGAGGGCGAGGTGGAGCCCACCACGCTCGCCGAGATATACAGGGAAGAGGGCGTAACGGCCGAAGCCGTGCCGCCGCCTGCTACAGGGGCCTACGAGTCGCCCTACACGCCCACTCCGCCCGTGGAGGTGGAGCCCGAGCCGGTAGAGAAGCCGGCCGAGGTGGTCCCAATGATAATGGGAGCCAGGCCCAAGGAGGCCGCTCCGTCGCCCAGGGCCGCTCCCGCTCCGAGCGCCGCCGTGCCCATGCGCATGCTCACCGACGTCTACTTCGACTACGACCGCTTCAACATCAGGGAAAGCGAGCGCGCCGCGGTGGAGAAGAACGCCAGGCTGCTGCGGGAGAACAAGAACTACAAGGTCACCCTCGAGGGCCACTGCGACGAGAGGGGCACGGTGGAGTACAACATCGCCCTCGGCGAGCGCCGGGCCAACTCCGTGAAGAACTACCTCGTAAACCTCGGCGTCTCGGCCGACAGGCTCACGGTGGTGAGCTACGGCAAGGAGCGTCCGGCCTGCCTCGAGCACACCGAACAGTGCTGGCAGAAGAACAGGCGCGTCCACTTCCACATGCGTTACTGAGCAGCCTGCGCTGCAGACCGCTTCCAGGGGCGGCCTCGTCCGGGGGGGCCGCCCGGAGCCTCGAAGCATCCGGCCGAAAAGAGACCGGCAACGGGAGGAGACGATGAAGGTCGCCGCAAAAGCCGCCATCACCGCACTTGTGCTCATACTCGCCGCAGGGTGCATGGGCGGCAGGACCATCCATGTGGACGTGGAATACGCCCCGAAAAAGGCCCCGCCCCGTCCCTTCGCCATGGACAGGCCCCTCAAGATTGCCCTCATCCCCTTCACCAAGGACCCCGCCGTCAGCGATACCCTCGGCTCGTGGACCGGACTTCGCGGCAAGGAGGATACCATAAAGGCGTCGTCTCCCGTTGAAAAGGCCGTCACCGGGGCGACCGGCGAGTACCTCGAAAGGATAGGCTTCGTCGTGGAGACCGTCGAGCCCGGAGCCGACCTCAGGACCTACAGCGACCCCACGGCCGACCTCGTCATGGCCGGGCATATAAAGGAATTCAAGGTCACGGCCTCTTCGTACCTGGGCAGCACCCGCGTCTCCACGGTCATAAGGCTGCGCGTCTCCATCAGAAACATGGCCACCGGCTCCATAGTCACCTCCAACGTGGAGAGCTCCTCCGAACCCGTCACGGTCGTCACCTTCGACTCCAGCGTCTTCGAAAACAGCGTCAACACCGTACTCGCCCAGGCGCTGGCCAACATCTTCCGGGGCACCGCCATGGAGAACGGCGTCATAAGGCCCGCCGACTGAGGGGGGACAAACGGGGCGCAAACGGGGGGCAAAGCGTGACGGGGCGCAGGGTGTGAAGGGATCCGGGTGTGAAGGGGGGCAAAGCGTAATGGGGGACAAAGCGTGAAGGGGGGCATGGTGTGATGGGGGCTCGTGGTGCAGAGGGGGCTTGCGGTGTAAAGGGGCGCAGTCCCCGGCTCTCCGTCGTGCTCCGCCGCCCGCTCGCTCCGCCGGCGCCCGCCATCGCCACCGGCCGGGCCCGCCCCGTGAAGACCCCGGCCGCGAGGGGCTGACAGGTTACGGTGCCGGCCATACCTCCCATCATGGACCTGAACGGTCCCCTCCTGAAGAGCCTCGCTGTGGCGGCGGCGGTCATGCTCGCCGTGCTGACCGTACTGCTTCTGCTGCGAAGCATCTTCTTCCGGGCCGTAAGCCGCTGGGCCCGAAAGACCGAGACCGGCCTCGACGACCTCGTAATCGAATCCTTCAGAACGCCGTCGCTCTACCTGGCGCTCGTCATCTCGCTCTACATCGCCATAGGGACCTCCCGCCTTCCGCAGCGCTACGTGGAGTACGGGCTCAAGGCCCTCTTCGTCTTCATAATCTTCTCGGCCACACTCCTCTTCGCAAAGATAGGCACGGCGCTGGTGAGAAAGGCCGTCGAACGCTCGGGCGTCGACGTGCCCGTCACCGGGCTCTCCCAGAGTGTGGTCAACGTGGTGATCTACTCCATCGGGCTGCTCATCATCTTCAACGGCCTCGGCATCTCGATAACGCCCATCATAACGGCCCTCGGCGTGGGAGGACTGGCCGTTGCGCTGGCGCTCCAGGACACGCTCTCCAACCTCTTTGCAGGCATCCACATACTCCTTGAAAAGCCCCTCCGCGTGGGCGACTACGTGAAGCTCGACAGCGGCGAGGAGGGCTACGTCTCCGACATCGGCTGGCGCACCACGAGGATAAGGATGCTGGCCAACAACATCGTCATCGTTCCCAACAGCAGGCTCGCCAAGGCGACCATCACCAACTACTTCATGCCGGAGCGCCGCATGTCGCTCCTCATCCCCGTGGCCGTGAGCTACGACTCCGACCCCCAGCGCATCGAGGACATACTCCTCGACGAGGCGAAGAGGGGCGCAGGCGAAATCAACGGCCTGCTCGCCGACCCGCCGCCCTTTGTGCGCTTCTCGCCCGGCTTCGGCGACTCGTCGCTCAACTTCACCCTCATCTGCCAGGTCGGCGAGTTCGTCGACCAGTACTACGTGCAGCACGAGCTCAGGAAGAGGATATTCAGGAGATTCAGGGAGGAAGGCGTCGAGATACCCTTCCCCATAAGGACGGTCTATCTCAGGAAAGAAGACGCTTCCGGCGGCGGACATCAAGGAGATTCCGCCTGATCGGCCGGGGGAAGGCCCTTCCTGAAGGAGGGACCTGAAGCCCGCGGCCCCCTCATGGCATGGCTTCCGTAACCTTCAGGTGCGTTGAAAAGAGCTTCGGCGCCGTAGCGGTGCTCAGGGGGCTTGATCTCAACATCGACGACGGCGAGTTCTTCACATTCGTCGGTCCCAGCGGCTGCGGCAAGTCCACCGTCCTCAACCTCGTGGCCGGTCTCGAGGAGCCGACTTCCGGCGATATCCTCATCGACGGCGAGTCCGTGGCCGGCGTCTCCCCGGCCGGGCGCGACGTGGCCATGGTCTTCCAGAGCTACGCCCTCTATCCCCATATGACGGTCTTCGAAAACATGGCCTTTCCGCTGCGCGTGCGCCGGGAGGGCGGGGCGGAGATCGAGCGCCGGGTGAAGGAGGCAGCGCGCACGCTGGGGCTCGACGGGCTCCTTTCGCGCTTTCCCAGGGAGCTATCCGGCGGCCAGCGCCAGAGGGTCGCCCTGGGGCGCGCCATCGTGCGCAGGCCGAGGGTCTTTCTCATGGATGAGCCGCTGAGCAACCTCGACGCCGGGCTCCGCGTGGAGATGCGCACCGAGCTCAAGCGCCTCCACCGCGAACTCGGCGTCACGACCCTCTACGTCACCCACGACCAGGAAGAGGCCATGAGCCTGTCGGACCGCCTCGCCATCCTCCTCGACGGAGAGCTCCGCCAGTGCGGACCTCCCATGGAGGTCTACGACCGCCCGGCCGACACCTTCGCGGCCCGCTTCATCGGCAGCCCGTCGATGAACTTCTTCGACGCCGTCGTCCGCAGCCGCAGCGCCGGGGCGGGACGCTGCGCGCTGGAGATCGAGGCCCTCGGCTCCCTCCATCGCGTGGAGGCGGGGGACGAGGCCGTAGCGGCGCTCGAAACGGGCGCAGGGATCCTGGTCGGCGTGCGGCCGGCCGACATGGAAGTGGCGCAGCGGCTGACCGGGGGAAGCGTGGAGGCCGTCGTCGAGGTGACCGAGCCGGTGGGCTCGCTGCAGTGGGTCGATGTGGCCGCGGCGGGAGCAAGGCTCAAGTGCGCGGCGCCGGCCAGGCTGCGCCTGGAGCCGGGCGCCAGGGTCTCTTTAAGGGACTTCTGGCAGAAGGCCCACTTCTTCGACCCTTCCACGGGAAAGAGGCTTCGACGCCCCGCCGCTTGAGGCTCCGCCGGCTCCGCGCGCGCCTTGACAAAGCAGCGGTGTAGCTGATAACCTTTGACATTCCCTTTTCTCTTCCCATGCCGCCCAGGCCGTCACCGCGGGCGGCATGGGGACCGCAGCGCCGATTGCAGGATTGCAGAGGAGACAGGCATGGCCGACTTCTATCAGACCAGGGTGATAACCACGCTCCACAGGCTCGGGGCCCCGAAGCTCGACAAGATAGAGGCGGAGCTCGAGCTCTTCTCGACCGTAAGGCCAGTGGCGCTCGTGCTGCCCGCGCTCTACTCGGACGTCATGGGCACGGCCATGGAGGGCATCATCGAAGAGTTGAAGGGAGCCAGGTTCGTAAGGGAGATAGTGCTCGCCCTGGGACCGGCCAGCGACGAGGAGTTCCGCGGCGTAAAGGAGTATCTCTCGGTGCTCCCCCAGGAGGTGAAGGTAATACACACGAGCGGGCGGCGCATAAAGGAGCTCTTCAGGACACTCGACAAGGCGGGGCTCAGCGCCGGAAAGGACGGCAAGGGGAGGTCGGCCTGGCTCTCCTACGGCTACATAATCGCCAGCGGCAAGTGCGACGTCATAGCGCTCCACGACTGCGACATCGTGAGCTACAGCCGCGAGATGCTCGCCCGGCTCTGCTATCCCATAATGAATCCGGGCCTCGACTTCGTCTTCTGCAAGGGCTACTACGCCCGCGTGACCGACAAGCTCCACGGCCGCGTCACCAGGCTCTTCGTCTCGCCCATCGTCAGGGCCCTCGACAGGATCATAGGCGGCCACCCCTTCCTCGGCTACCTCGACAACTTCCGCTACCCCCTGGCGGGCGAGTTCTGCATGATAACCGAGCTGGCCAGGGTCAACAGGATACCCTGGGACTGGGGCCTCGAGGTGGGCGTGCTCGCCGAGGTCTTCCGCAACTACTCGTCGCGCCGGGTCTGCCAGGTCGACATAGCCGAGATATACGAGCACAAGCACCAGCCGCTCTCCGCCGAAGACCCGACGACGGGGCTTACGCGGATGGCCATAGACATCGGGAAGTCGCTGTTCAGGACCCTTGCAAGCGAGGGCATCGTCTTCTCCGACGGCTTCTTCAAGACCCTCATCGCCACCTACCTGAAGATAGCCGAAGACACGCTGGCCAAGTACGAGGCCGACGCCGCCATAAACGGCCTCTACTTCGACAGGCACGAAGAGGCCATGGCCGTGGACGCCTTCACCAAGGGCATAGCCACTGCAGGAAAGATAATCATGCGCGATCCCCTCGGCGCGCCGCTCATCCCCAACTGGAACCGCATCATCTCGGCCATCCCCGGCATACTGGAGCGACTGAGGGCCGCCGTGGAGGAGGACAACGGTATGTGAAGGCGCCTGCGGCGCCGCGCAAACGGATCATCGGCCGGCGCGCAGGGCGCGGGTATGCGGAAGAGGCGCCGCCGGCCAGGGGAGTCGAAGCCTGTGAAGAGTTATCGAAAGGAGCTGTGGTTCCACATACCGGAGAGGATGGCCTTCCTCAACATAACCCCCCGGGTTGAAGAGTGCCTGGCCGAGAGCGGCGTGACCGAGGGGCTCGTCCTGGTCAACGCCATGCACATAACGGCCTCGGTCTTCATAAACGACGACGAGCCCGGCCTCCACGACGACTACCGCCGGTGGCTCGAAGAGCTCGCCCCCCACGAGCCGCTATCGCGCTACCGCCACAACCTCACGGGCGAGGACAACGGCGACGCCCATCACAAGCGCCAGATAATGGGCCGCGAGGTCGTCGTGGCCGTGACCGGAGGCAGGCTCGACTTCGGCCCCTGGGAGCGGATCTTCTACGGCGAGTTCGACGGCGGCCGGAGAAAACGGGTGCTGGTGAAGATAATCGGCGAGTGAGGCCTTTTCCGTCTTGAGGGACGAGATGCTGACCAGGGTAACCATAAGAAACTTCAAACGCCATAGCCCGCGTGGCTGAAAGCGCTGCTCCCGCCAGATGGCCGGCATAATCACCCTCACCACCGACTTCGGGCTCAGCGACCCCTATGTGGGCGCCATGAAGGGGGTCATACTCTCCGTGAACGCCGGGGCCCGCATAGTGGACATAACCCACCTCGTGGGGGCCTGCAACATCGTGGAGGGGGCCCTTCGCATGGCCCATGCCTGCCCCTACTTCCCCGACGGCACGGTCCACATCGGGGTTGTGGACCCCGGAGTCGGCGGCCGCCGCAGGCCCATACTCGTCGAGACGGCGCGCCATTTCTTCGTGGGCCCCGACAACGGCATATTCGGTCCCGTCATCGAGTCGGGCGACGTAAAGAGGGTAATCCACCTGACCGAGAAGAGGTACTTCCACGAACCCGTGAGCGCCACCTTCCACGGGCGCGACATCTTCTCGCCCGTGGCGGCCCGGCTCTGCCTCGGCGAGCCGCCCTCGAGCTTCGGCCCGGAGATAGGCGACCCGGCGACGCTGGACCTGCCGAGCCCGCAGCGAAGAGGCGACGAAGTGAGGGGTGTCGTCCTCTACATCGACTCCTTCGGAAACTACATAACGAACATATCGAGAGAGGATATCTCGCACCTGAAGGGAAGGGCCGTCGAAGTGCGCCTCGGAGACGCGGCCATAGAAGGTCTGGCGAAGACCTACTCCGACGTGGCCCCCGGCGAGCTCACGGCGCTCTTCGGAAGCACCGGTCTTCTCGAGGTGGCCGAGAGCGGCGGCGACGCATTCAAGACCATAAGGGAAGGAAGCGGCGCCGCCGTCACCGTGAGGCCCCTGCCGTGAGACTGGTGGTCCAGCGCGTAAGCGAGGCGTCCGTAAGAGTGGAGGGCGTGGAGAAGGGCTCCATAGGGCGTGGGCTCGCCGTCCTCGCGGGCGTGGAGAAGGGCGACGGCGAAAAGGACATGGAGTACGGCGCGGCCAAGGTCCTGGGGCTGCGCATCTTCGAGGATTCCTCGGGACGCATGAACCTCGACGTAAGGGACGCGGCCGGCGGGCTGCTCGTGGTCTCCCAGTTCACGCTCCTCGGCGACGTGCGCAGGGGCCGCCGCCCCTCCTTCGAGCGCGCCGAGGAGCCGGCACTGGCGGCCCCGCTGTTCCACACCTTCCTCCATATCCTGTCCCGCAGCGGCGTGCCCACGGTGACGGGCCGTTTCGGGGCCCGCATGGAACTCTCGCTCACAAACGACGGTCCCGTGACGATCCTCATCGATACGAAAAAGCTCTTTTGAGGAAGCGCCGATCTACTCCACCACCGCGCTCGCTCTCGGGATCATTCGAGGAAGCGAGGCTGCGCGGCCCAAACAAAAAATCTTTTTTTTGCTCTTCGACCCGCGCCCGCCCTCTGCATCACCCAAGGAAACGAGGCACCTCAGCCCAAGCAAAAAAAATCCCTGAAGGGCCATGGTGCCCGCGCCCTGCGGGGCGGTGGCGGGGAGGTTTCGGGCCGCAAGGGCGTAAAAGATCCCGCCCGGCGCGGGCCGAACCTCGCCGGCACCACCCCGCAGACGAATAACGTATAAGGAAACTCTGATTTATCGCACTGACTGAGGGAACCTTTTTGTAAAAAGGTTCCCTCAGACTCCCTCCAAAAACTTTTAACGCCCTGCGGATCATCCCGATTTTGCTTGCAAAATCGGGATGATCCGCAGGGAATTAAGAGTCTTTGAAGGGGGCCTGCTGGCCGCGCCGGCTGCCTCGGGGGGCTGTACCGGGGGTTCGGGCCGCAAAGGCGTAAAAAGAGCCCGCCTGGCGCGGGCCGACCCCCCGGTACAGCCGAAGATCCGAATAACATACGATGGGGCAGGGGGGTTCCACGGTCAAACGTTCTCTTCACACCTCGACGACCGAGTCGTCGCCGCCGTAGGGGTTCGGCACGTAGTCGTCGGCCTGCCAGTCGTTCTCCCACCTCGCATCGTCTATGAGATAACGGAAGCGGTAGGCCCGGCCCGCCGGGAGGTCTATGGTCGCCGAAAAGGCGCCGCTCTTGAGCCGCTTCATGGGGTTCACCCTCTTGTCCCAGTTGTTGAACTCGCCCACGACGACGACGCTCCCGGCGCCGGCGGCCGCCTCGCCCGGAAGCCTGAAGGTCACCTTGCAGACCGGACGGCTCTTGAGGTAACGTTTCGTAAGGCCCGCTGCGGCCGGGCGGCCGCCGGCAGCCCGGGAGGCCGCCTTCCCGCGAACCTGCCCGGAGCCCGGGCGGGCGGCCTTCGCCGCCGTGGTTACGCCTTTTGTCCCGGTCTGCTTCTTCTCACCCGTCTTCATGACATCTTCCTCCTGAAAAGTAGAGACGGCCGCGCCTTGCCGCCCCCGCCGCTCAACCGGCGGCCGACGACGGCCGGCCGCTGCGGTCGGCCACAAGGCGCTCGACCTCTTCGACCACGGCCTCGACGACCGCCTCCCCGGACACCTTGCGGACCTGCTCGCCCCTCACGTAGAGCATGGCCGCGCCGCGCCCGCCCGCAACACCGATGTCGGCCTCCCTCGCCTCTCCGGGACCGTTGACCACACAGCCCATGACCGCCACAGTCACGGGCTCGGCCACGTGCGAGAGCCTGCGCTCCACCTCCGAGGCCACGGCTATGCAGTCGAAGCCGAGCCGCCCGCAGGTGGGACAGGAGACGACCGTGACGCCGCGCTCGCGAAGCCCCAGGGCCTTGAGTATCTCCCAGCCGATCCTCACCTCGTCGACGGGGTCGCCCGTTATGGAGACACGCAGCGTATCGCCTATGCCCTCGGCGAGCAGGACGCCGAGCCCGACCGCGCTCTTCACGGTCCCGGAAAAGAGGGTGCCCGCCTCGGTCACCCCTATGTGGAGCGGATAATCGACCTTTCGGGAAATGAGCCTGTAGGCCTCGACCGTCATCGGCACGCTCGACGCCTT
Protein-coding sequences here:
- a CDS encoding mechanosensitive ion channel family protein is translated as MDLNGPLLKSLAVAAAVMLAVLTVLLLLRSIFFRAVSRWARKTETGLDDLVIESFRTPSLYLALVISLYIAIGTSRLPQRYVEYGLKALFVFIIFSATLLFAKIGTALVRKAVERSGVDVPVTGLSQSVVNVVIYSIGLLIIFNGLGISITPIITALGVGGLAVALALQDTLSNLFAGIHILLEKPLRVGDYVKLDSGEEGYVSDIGWRTTRIRMLANNIVIVPNSRLAKATITNYFMPERRMSLLIPVAVSYDSDPQRIEDILLDEAKRGAGEINGLLADPPPFVRFSPGFGDSSLNFTLICQVGEFVDQYYVQHELRKRIFRRFREEGVEIPFPIRTVYLRKEDASGGGHQGDSA
- the pal gene encoding peptidoglycan-associated lipoprotein Pal, with translation MKKSLSLAAAVLLLSGIGFTGCAKKAVKTEVGAEAPRAEATSDAVPGFGPAVTEPPVVEEEVVEAPVPAMEGEVEPTTLAEIYREEGVTAEAVPPPATGAYESPYTPTPPVEVEPEPVEKPAEVVPMIMGARPKEAAPSPRAAPAPSAAVPMRMLTDVYFDYDRFNIRESERAAVEKNARLLRENKNYKVTLEGHCDERGTVEYNIALGERRANSVKNYLVNLGVSADRLTVVSYGKERPACLEHTEQCWQKNRRVHFHMRY
- a CDS encoding sodium:calcium antiporter, translating into MLLWFEFAALSSVIVASGTMLSRYGDVIAEKSGLGRVWIGLILMAGVTSLPELITGVSSVAVVGAPDIAIGDVLGSCIFNLGILALMDIWDRSEPVFLKAGRGHLLSAGFGVFMIGGVVASLLSAHRLPAFLHVGLYTPLIFAAYLVGIRAVFYYEKGIISEYVEAAVEDVRYGHVPMSRAVKLYALNAALIVAAATLLPQVADRLAEETGLGRTFMGSVFVAMTTSLPELVVSFAAVRMGAHDMAIGNLLGSNMFNILILAVDDLFFVKGPLFSHVSTSHAVTGVVAVMMSAVAVIGLTYRPRRKAFSRFGWDALMLLGLWAFSIWFLYAERPGQ
- a CDS encoding D-tyrosyl-tRNA(Tyr) deacylase; the protein is MRLVVQRVSEASVRVEGVEKGSIGRGLAVLAGVEKGDGEKDMEYGAAKVLGLRIFEDSSGRMNLDVRDAAGGLLVVSQFTLLGDVRRGRRPSFERAEEPALAAPLFHTFLHILSRSGVPTVTGRFGARMELSLTNDGPVTILIDTKKLF
- a CDS encoding YjbQ family protein, with the protein product MKSYRKELWFHIPERMAFLNITPRVEECLAESGVTEGLVLVNAMHITASVFINDDEPGLHDDYRRWLEELAPHEPLSRYRHNLTGEDNGDAHHKRQIMGREVVVAVTGGRLDFGPWERIFYGEFDGGRRKRVLVKIIGE
- a CDS encoding ABC transporter ATP-binding protein, producing MASVTFRCVEKSFGAVAVLRGLDLNIDDGEFFTFVGPSGCGKSTVLNLVAGLEEPTSGDILIDGESVAGVSPAGRDVAMVFQSYALYPHMTVFENMAFPLRVRREGGAEIERRVKEAARTLGLDGLLSRFPRELSGGQRQRVALGRAIVRRPRVFLMDEPLSNLDAGLRVEMRTELKRLHRELGVTTLYVTHDQEEAMSLSDRLAILLDGELRQCGPPMEVYDRPADTFAARFIGSPSMNFFDAVVRSRSAGAGRCALEIEALGSLHRVEAGDEAVAALETGAGILVGVRPADMEVAQRLTGGSVEAVVEVTEPVGSLQWVDVAAAGARLKCAAPARLRLEPGARVSLRDFWQKAHFFDPSTGKRLRRPAA
- a CDS encoding flavodoxin-dependent (E)-4-hydroxy-3-methylbut-2-enyl-diphosphate synthase, which gives rise to MNEGLAARRRTRRVMVGDVAVGAGAPVSVQSMTNTDTSDAAATISQIRALEAAGCEIVRVAVPDMEAAARLGEIRHAAGIPLVADIHFDHRLALRALDEGVDGLRLNPGNIGSRRRVAEVARAASGRGVPIRIGVNAGSLEKEILERHGRPTAQALVESALRHVALLEDEGFGDIKISLKASSVPMTVEAYRLISRKVDYPLHIGVTEAGTLFSGTVKSAVGLGVLLAEGIGDTLRVSITGDPVDEVRIGWEILKALGLRERGVTVVSCPTCGRLGFDCIAVASEVERRLSHVAEPVTVAVMGCVVNGPGEAREADIGVAGGRGAAMLYVRGEQVRKVSGEAVVEAVVEEVERLVADRSGRPSSAAG
- a CDS encoding glycosyl transferase, producing MADFYQTRVITTLHRLGAPKLDKIEAELELFSTVRPVALVLPALYSDVMGTAMEGIIEELKGARFVREIVLALGPASDEEFRGVKEYLSVLPQEVKVIHTSGRRIKELFRTLDKAGLSAGKDGKGRSAWLSYGYIIASGKCDVIALHDCDIVSYSREMLARLCYPIMNPGLDFVFCKGYYARVTDKLHGRVTRLFVSPIVRALDRIIGGHPFLGYLDNFRYPLAGEFCMITELARVNRIPWDWGLEVGVLAEVFRNYSSRRVCQVDIAEIYEHKHQPLSAEDPTTGLTRMAIDIGKSLFRTLASEGIVFSDGFFKTLIATYLKIAEDTLAKYEADAAINGLYFDRHEEAMAVDAFTKGIATAGKIIMRDPLGAPLIPNWNRIISAIPGILERLRAAVEEDNGM
- a CDS encoding HAD-IIB family hydrolase; this encodes MGRPDAARALGLQHLVPLRREAGTVKRVIFTDLDGTLLDAGTYSWEEAAPALELVRSSATPLVFSSSKTRAEIEKLRRELANGDPFVAENGGGVFIPEGYFPFPVPGRTADALRVTDIGLPYARVRRVLKEAAAAAGVTVRGFGDMTDREVARLTGLGIEEAALARRRDYDEPFVVTSGEAAPLLDAIEARGLRWTRGGLLYHIMGRHDKGQAVRLLKGHFERAFGAVETIGLGDGRNDLELLAEVDRPVLVRRRDGTYEPMEVEGLVRTEGAGPAGWNEAVGGILGRP